One window from the genome of Schistocerca piceifrons isolate TAMUIC-IGC-003096 chromosome 1, iqSchPice1.1, whole genome shotgun sequence encodes:
- the LOC124752807 gene encoding cuticle protein 63-like, which produces MKFLVIVFAACVATACCQETREKRGLLGAGVLAAPGAVLAPRVLAAPAIAAAPIVAAPSIGHAPLGLGIGLGHPIIG; this is translated from the exons ATGAAGTTTCTG GTGATTGTCTTCGCCGCCTGCGTGGCCACCGCCTGCTGCCAGGAGACGCGAGAGAAGCGCGGCCTCCTGGGGGCGGGAGTGCTGGCCGCCCCCGGCGCGGTGCTGGCGCCGCGCGTCCTCGCCGCTCCCGCCATAGCCGCCGCCCCTATCGTCGCCGCTCCCTCCATCGGCCACGCCCCTCTGGGCCTGGGGATCGGCTTGGGTCACCCCATCATCGGCTGA